CGCCAACCGCGACCGGGAAGACGAAGAGATGGTACTCGTCCACGAGCCCTGCGCTGATCGCCTCCGCCGCAAGCGTCGGACCGCCGACGAGGATGTCGCTTGAGCGATCCTGCTTCATCCGACGAACCGCCTCGGGATCGAAGTCCCGCTCGATGCGAGTCCGGGCCGTCGACACGGTCTCGAGCGTCTTCGAGTAGACGATCTTGTCAGCCGCGCGCCAGATCGCCGCAAAGTCCCGGATGTACGGCGGGTCCTCGGGACTCGAGCCGAGCGTCTCCCATGCCGCCATGACCTCATACATCCGGCGGCCGTAGAGATGGGTGCCTGCGGAGCGCTCCAGATCATTGACGAAGGTGTGGACCGACTCGTCAGGCATAGCCCAGTCGAAGCGACCGGACTCGTCAGCGACGTAGCCGTCCAGGGATGCGAGTGCCGAGCAGATCAGCCGTGCCATGACGCCTCCACTACTGCCCCTTGTGGGGCTTCACCTTGGCCAGATTGTGCTCGACACCTGCGCGGATCAAAGACGTCAGCGCGCGCTCCCGCAGATCGTCCCCCTCGTAGTAGTCGATAGCCCGCGACTTGTTGCCTTCGAGCTGCGCGTTGTACAGCCCGTGCGGATCAGGGAGACTCGCGCCCTCCCAGAAGCCCAATCGGACGCGCTCCTTCAGGATGACCCCGACGCAGACGATCCCGTTGTGCTCGAAGACGGCCGAGCCGATCGGGTTGGCGGGCCTCATCCACTTCACATCCTCGGTGATGTCAGGATCCGCGACGTGGATGACCTCGCGCAACCTGGCGAGAGTCTCCCCGCGCCAGCCCGGAGTCTTCGCGATCATGTCGTCGATCAGTTCGCTTCGAGCGGGCATCGCATCCTCCAAACCGCTGCAGTCCACAAGGTACTCAGTCGTCGATTGGCTCGAGACCCTTGATGCTGTCCTTCATGGCCTGGATCGTCTCGGGGGAGTGCCCCTGCCAATCGGTGATCTCACCCGTAACCCGCAGCGGCTCACGGGACCGGTATGACTTGGTCGGATTGCCCGGGAACTTCTTGTCCGTCAGATTGGGGTCATCCTCAATCGGACCGGTCGGTTCCACAATGTAGATTCTGCCGGGACCTTCGCCGAGTGCCAGCTCTGCCCCCCAGGTCGCCGCGTCCAGGGTGGCGGTCAGGTAGACGTAGGTGGTCGTGTTCCTCTTCCCGTAGTTGGAAGTGCGGCCAGCCTCGATCAGGTCTCCGGGTTTCAGGTCAGCCCGTGTACCGTGGTAGAACCGCTGCAAACTCACGTCCTCTATGGCTGCCACCGGCCCGCTCCTTTCACGCTGCGCGGCTGCGCTGCCGCGCGCTGCATCCTGCAGCCGCTTCTCTGCCGCCCAGTAGTCGAGATGCTCGCCGCCACCGACATCGATGGACCGGCTCTCCAGCACAC
The Coriobacteriia bacterium genome window above contains:
- a CDS encoding dihydrofolate reductase family protein; translation: MARLICSALASLDGYVADESGRFDWAMPDESVHTFVNDLERSAGTHLYGRRMYEVMAAWETLGSSPEDPPYIRDFAAIWRAADKIVYSKTLETVSTARTRIERDFDPEAVRRMKQDRSSDILVGGPTLAAEAISAGLVDEYHLFVFPVAVGGGLPFLPGHVRLDLTLLDERRFSDGVVYLRYASRLLTGASS
- a CDS encoding DUF1801 domain-containing protein; translated protein: MPARSELIDDMIAKTPGWRGETLARLREVIHVADPDITEDVKWMRPANPIGSAVFEHNGIVCVGVILKERVRLGFWEGASLPDPHGLYNAQLEGNKSRAIDYYEGDDLRERALTSLIRAGVEHNLAKVKPHKGQ
- the arr gene encoding NAD(+)--rifampin ADP-ribosyltransferase — encoded protein: MAAIEDVSLQRFYHGTRADLKPGDLIEAGRTSNYGKRNTTTYVYLTATLDAATWGAELALGEGPGRIYIVEPTGPIEDDPNLTDKKFPGNPTKSYRSREPLRVTGEITDWQGHSPETIQAMKDSIKGLEPIDD